Proteins from one Besnoitia besnoiti strain Bb-Ger1 chromosome XIII, whole genome shotgun sequence genomic window:
- a CDS encoding cwf21 protein (encoded by transcript BESB_031380), which produces MYNGVGLQTARGSGTNGYIQRNYSFLRQRRTDLARPGETLKPIVGRKPKTALEPDASLLLHDEKRKVEVRLIEERQALLDEGKDPHVIEKIIKGMRSRMLKDAELAFSLKHDGVHSSQGLFGASTFVRASGKGGRPLQAGRDGALGAGASSHAVAAKKQAQMTTVAGALNIDASRHEVGLAFDFKKQKELKVARQMEWEERRRKMVEERRDFLLQARKKRKEERKKRRKLEMQQKEEEKRRKRGVKKENRDDSSSDSSSSDSSSSSSSSSSSSSSSSSSSSSSTSEDEGHKRHKKQNAVKKQVKVEEGEEREDETRRGKEERRERDGRMEERTDLRDLKREEEDIRDDRAGRDYDSERDTVRNRREEEIARERRRRDRGDEEDGARERRRRYRRGEVDEDQERRRRDRGDEEDGDRERRRRDRRGEVDEDQERRRRDRGDEEDGARERRRRYRRGEVDEDQERRRRDRGDEEDGDRERRRRDRRGEVDEDQERRRRDRGDEEDGARERRRRDRRGEVDEDQERRRRDRGDEEDGDRERRRRDRRGEVDEDQERRRRDRGDEEDGDRERRRRYRRGEVDEDQERRSRDRGDEEDGDRERRRRDRRGEVDEDQEMRKRDERGEEDENQERRRRDRRDDAERDRGRRRERREEDEGERKSERGRRRGGSEDREEREQAAVKREGREREREGGDGGDETRERGRESRDVRRGKDERQASPERRWERHRGDSEDAASRRSPDTAGERRGSRMEREGRSDGQRREEERDRRRRRADCEKRDGDAEEPRGPRARTERSGEESEAAAPRLLPVKREPEEESDDRKRRRERDDVSPVRGEGRKKARAEDGDASRSASEHAE; this is translated from the coding sequence ATGTATAACGGCGTGGGTCTGCAGACAGCCCGCGGGTCGGGAACGAACGGCTACATCCAGCGGAACTATTCCtttctgcggcagcgccgaaCGGATTTGGCGCGGCCGGGGGAGACGCTAAAGCCGATCGTGGGGAGGAAGCCCAAGACGGCCCTGGAGCCCGATGCGAGTCTACTTCTGCACgacgagaagaggaaagtcGAGGTGAGGCTGATCgaggagcggcaggcgctgcttgACGAAGGCAAGGACCCGCATGTCATCGAGAAGATCATCAAAGGCATGCGGAGTCGCATGCTGAAGGACGCCGAACTCGCCTTCAGCCTCAAGCACGACGGCGTGCACTCCAGTCagggcctcttcggcgcctcgaCCTTCGTGCGGGCGAGCGGAAAGGGCGGAAGACCTCTGCAGGCAGGCCGTGacggcgcgctcggcgcgggcgcctcgtcgcacgcggtcgccgcgaagaagcaggCGCAGATGACAAcggtcgccggcgcactCAACATTGACGCGAGTCGCCACGAGGTGGGCCTCGCCTTCGATTtcaagaagcagaaggaacTGAAGGTGGCGCGGCAGATGGAGTGggaagagcggcgccgcaagATGGTGGAGGAGCGGCGTGACTTCCTCCTACAGGCccggaagaagcgaaaggaggagagaaagaagagaagaaagctggagatgcagcagaaagaggaggaaaaaagaagaaaacgaggcgTGAAAAAGGAAAACCGCGACGACTCCTCCTCAGactcgagcagcagcgacagcagctcgtcctcttcttcctcctcgtcctcttcttcgtcctcatcttcttcgtcctcatcTTCAACCTCGGAGGATGAGGGACACAAACGGCACAAGAAGCAAAATGCCGTGAAGAAGCAGGTCAAGgtagaggaaggcgaagagcgagaagacgagacgcgTAGGGGcaaggaggagaggagggagagagacggccgcATGGAAGAGAGAACAGACCTGCGCGATCTGaaacgcgaggaagaagacatACGAGACGATCGCGCTGGAAGAGACTATGatagcgagagagacacagtCAGAAACAGAAGGGAGGAAGAAAtcgcgcgggagaggagaagaagagacaggggagacgaagaggatggcgcccgggagaggaggcgaagatacagaagaggcgaagtGGACGAGGaccaggagaggagaagaagagacaggggagacgaagaggatggcgaccgggagaggaggcgaagagacagaagaggcgaagtGGACGAGGaccaggagaggagaagaagagacaggggagacgaagaggatggcgcccgggagaggaggcgaagatacagaagaggcgaagtGGACGAGGaccaggagaggagaagaagagacaggggagacgaagaggatggcgaccgggagaggaggcgaagagacagaagaggcgaagtGGACGAGGaccaggagaggagaagaagagacaggggagacgaagaggatggcgcccgggagaggaggcgaagagacagaagaggcgaagtGGACGAGGaccaggagaggagaagaagagacaggggagacgaagaggatggcgaccgggagaggaggcgaagagacagaagaggcgaagtGGACGAGGaccaggagaggagaagaagagacaggggagacgaagaggatggcgaccgggagaggaggcgaagatacagaagaggcgaagtGGACGAGGaccaggagaggagaagtAGAGACaggggagacgaggaggatgGCGaccgggagaggaggcgaagagacagaagaggcgaagtGGACGAGGATCAGGAGAtgagaaaaagagacgaaagaggagaagaggacgagaatcaggagaggaggagaagagacagaagagacgaTGCCGAAAGAGATCggggaaggagaagagaaagaagagaggaagatgaaggcgagcggaagagcgagagagggagacgccgcggaggctctGAGGAtcgggaggagagggagcaggCGGCTGTAAAgagagaagggcgcgagagagaacgcgAGGGCGGtgacggaggagacgagacgcgcgagagaggcagagagagcagagacgTCCGGCGCGGAAAAGACGAGAGACAAGCGAGCCCGGAGCGGCGCTGGGAGAGACACCGAGGAGATTCTGAAGACGCGGCTagtcgccgctcgcccgaCACCGCCGGTGAGCGCCGAGGAAGCCGAATGGAGAGGGAGGGTCGGTCTGATgggcagagaagagaggaagagagagacagaaggagACGGAGAGCGGACTGCGAGAAGCGCGATGGAGATGCTGAGGAGCCCAGAGGTCCTCGAGCGCGGACAGAGcggagcggcgaggagagtgaggcggcagccccgCGTCTCCTGCCCGTCAAGCGCGAGCCCGAGGAGGAATCCGATGAccggaagaggagacgagagcgagacgacgtGTCACCcgtgcgcggcgaaggacgaAAGAAagcgcgagcggaagacgGGGACGCATCCAGGTCGGCGTCCGAGCATGCAGAGTAG
- a CDS encoding hypothetical protein (encoded by transcript BESB_031410), protein MATLVSLARAGADEGRRRGESRGDRGTPGGGCSPALRSATAETTERRRPEVHVRRKLPAEEHGESDDTKNWRRHRVSALTPHEGEQWNGRDGHVAP, encoded by the coding sequence ATGGCGACCCTCGTCTCTCTtgcacgcgccggcgccgacgagggaagaaggcgcggagagagtcggggagacagaggaacCCCTGGAGGCGGTTGCAGCCCGGCTCTgcgctcggcgacggcggagacaacGGAACGGCGTCGCCCCGAGGTGCACGTACGGAGGAAGCTTCCCGCAGAGGAACATGGGGAAAGCGACGACACGAAGAACTGGAGACGGCATCGGGTGTCAGCTCTCACCCCACACGAGGGTGAACAGTGGAACGGACGCGATGGACACGTTGCACCCTAA
- a CDS encoding hypothetical protein (encoded by transcript BESB_031430), translated as MLLTTGATVYGDSWKSPALPTRQGGACADASDDRPCAAQSGRAASMSPVGRLLTRAQLPTQLFPALRGKHSVWEHSAQKRFFSGGAAKPSWNVAPHYRFGPSLPDHAYYGEHATYNYFVLFIRGMRPYLEKIFGDCALTIKSAALAVYRPLSNFVVRHNPELRLQFVAFASFLATHMAITSEFNEMYQRLVDITSMLELQAAQLHASEGFWDSASEQQEARLQRHAEHLKELEATWEEALREATMSRNFDVLVRYMTHATSDSDKHHAHAGADGDGQKGIPPSLMWNFNAMPYGKDNPDTKTFPIPDHEQPYRAFSLGFTANNLSGNWGDYIDRQDNKNAIMRPARMMFTDVFIPTTK; from the exons ATGCTTCTCACTACCGGGGCTACAGTTTACGGGGACAGCTGGAAAAGTCCCGCCTTGCCTACGAGAC AGGGTGGTGCTTGTGCGGATGCTTCAGACGACaggccctgcgcggcgcagtcAGGAAGAGCGGCAAGCATG TCTCCCGTGGGACGCCTTCTTACCCGGGCGCAGCTGCCCACTCAGCTGTTTCCAGCACTGAGGGGGAAGCACTCGGTCTGGGAGCATTCCGCCCAGAAGCGTttcttcagcggcggcgcggcgaagcccaGTTGGAATGTCGCGCCGCACTACCGGTTTGGTCCTTCGCTACCCGACCATGCTTACTACGGCGAGCACGCGACCTACAACTACTTCGTGCTCTTCATCCGCGGCATGCGCCCCTACCTGGAGAAGATCTTCGGCGACTGTGCGCTCACGATCAAGAGTGCGGCTCTAGCGGTCTACAGGCCCCTCAGCAACTTCGTGGTCAGACACAACCCCGAGCTGAGACTG CAattcgtcgccttcgcgtccttccTCGCTACCCACATGGCGATCACGAGCGAATTCAATGAAATGTACCAACGCCTCGTG GATATCACCTCCATGTTGGAGCTTCAGGCGGCCCAGCTGCATGCGTCCGAGGGCTTCTGGGACAGCGCGTCTGAGCAGCAGGaagcgcgcctgcagcgccacgcagagCATTTGAAGGAACTTGAGGCGACTTGGGAAGAAGCGCTGCGCGAAGCCACCATGTCGCGAAACTTTGACGTCCTTGTGCGGTACATGACCCACGCCACCTCCGACAGCGACAAGCACCACGCGCACGCTGGAGCAGACGGAGACGGCCAGAAAGGCATCCCGCCGTCGCTCATGTGGAATTTCAACGCCATGCCCTATGGCAAAGACAACCCCGACACGAAGACGTTCCCGATCCCTGACCACGAACAG CCGTatcgcgccttctctttgGGTTTCACTGCGAACAACCTGTCTGGCAACTGGGGTGACTACATTGACAG GCAAGACAACAAGAACGCCATCATGCGTCCTGCTCGTATGATGTTCACTGACGTCTTCATTCCCACTACAAAATAA
- a CDS encoding hypothetical protein (encoded by transcript BESB_031390), with amino-acid sequence MRSPGSMWIAFKILQPHLCFDFRSLSFYKDDERISPPGLRRTRLSSELAAHAAADFVPACSGGESACTRRLARRAALVLCLDRVTWANPHT; translated from the coding sequence ATGCGTTCGCCAGGTTCGATGTGGATCGCCTTCAAAATCCTGCAGCCGCACCTCTGCTTCGACTTCAGGTCGCTGTCTTTCTACAAGGATGATGAAAGGATTTCGCCGCCGGGGCTCCGCAGGACAAGGCTGTCGAGCGAGCtagctgcgcatgcagcagcagactTCGTGCCGGCATGCAGTGGCGGCGagtctgcatgcacgcgccgTCTCGCCAGGCGTGCTGCGCTCGTGCTGTGTCTTGATCGCGTTACATGGGCGAATCCACATACATGA
- a CDS encoding hypothetical protein (encoded by transcript BESB_031420), translating into MTPPPGCSPASPEASKARQTPRTRPQSLSATPDGNAQGGAGLLRFSVEDLRNVESGFERHQSLYSTFLHGRSRQNSLVIYRKIAAAAADETYAVPGSLSIDGFLLQQALLQASSSTPRVRFLLVIDLEEINPFIKTALNPVAVANLHRQPHSAPLAFANSPYWQTLRRLFFVPARCEGVILLNAPSIVLQLLSVFDHFLFHPNRSLATGYGNPASARAIQSALAHNKGGRFLLQGSLDTSALCEVVDSAQVPAEYSCPPAAGAAAASAGAKRLGETTEALYFFQALFELVKRLDGGVQKAKSRNPMLFDFSVKATAAGIKASLCSGLGADANGSASAVCPLPGDSDAVAPAGAAKEETQSGEGGAKKASDGKRQRSRRSPRSSKTGSSENTGQGNTDGGKRSGKKAQPGDQQKDARRSTSEYGAGAASAGQKGSTEGTVNAADANAGFSASLGSADGLAGSWGASGFGGQDGLGAFGAQFGDAGAGGQLIWGAGADDAGGVGGGWGGEATSKVPVDRGFFMSESEALEVGHEFDDLD; encoded by the exons ATGACGCCCCCCCCAGGTtgctcgcccgcctctccggAGGCTTCGAAGGCTCGCCAGACTCCCA GAACACGGCCACAAAGTCTGTCGGCGACTCCAGACGGAAACGCGCAAGGAGGAGCGGGGCTGCTTCGGTTCTCAGTAGAGGATCTGCGCAACGTGGAGAGCGGTTTCGAGCGACATCAGAGCCTGTACTCGACATTCCTCCACGGGCGTTCGAGACAGAATTCCCTCGTCATCTATAGAAAAatcgcggcagcagccgcggatGAAACCTACGCTGTTCCCGGCAGCCTGTCAATCGACGGGTTTCTGCTTCAACAAGCTCTCCTTCAG GCTTCGTCTTCTACTCCGCGGGTGCGATTTCTGCTGGTGATTGACTTGGAAGAAATAAACCCATTCATCAAGACGGCTCTGAATCCCGTGGCGGTGGCGAATTTGCACAGGCAGCCGCATTCCGCGCCCTTGGCCTTTGCGAATTCCCCGTACTGGCAAACTCTGCGGCGTTTGTTTTTCGTCccggcgcgctgcgaggGAGTGATTCTGCTGAACGCGCCGTCGAtcgtgctgcagctcctctcAGTCTTTGACCACTTTCTGTTCCACCCGAACCGCAGCCTGGCGACGGGCTACGGAAAtccggcgagcgcgcgcgccatcCAGAGCGCATTGGCGCACAACAAAGGCgggcgcttccttctccagGGTTCGCTCGATACGTCGGCGCTGTGCGAGGTCGTCGACTCCGCGCAGGTCCCTGCGGAGTACTCCTGCCCGCCTGCTgccggggcggcggcggcgtccgcgggcgcgaagcggctgggcgagacgacggaggcgctcTACTTCTTCCAGGCTCTCTTCGAGCTCGTGAAGCGTctcgacggcggcgtgcAGAAGGCCAAGAGCCGCAACCCGATGCTTTTCGACTTCTCCGTGAAGGCCACTGCTGCCGGGATCAAGgcttcgctctgcagcgggcttggcgcggacgccaacggctccgcgtccgccgttTGCCCCCTTCCCGGCGACTCCGACGCGgtggcgcccgcaggcgcagcgaaggaggaaacacaaagcggcgagggcggagccAAGAAGGCTTCTGATGggaagagacagcggagcAGGCGGTCGCCCCGGTCCTCGAAGACAGGAAGCAGCGAGAACACAGGACAAGGGAACACGGACGGCGGCAAAAGGTCGggaaagaaggcgcagcccgGTGACCAGCAGAAAGACGCCCGGCGCAGCACTTCTGAAtacggcgcgggcgcggcctccgccggacAGAAGGGAAGTACCGAGGGGACCGTaaacgctgcagacgcaaACGCAGGCTTTTCGGCGTCTCTGGGCTCCGCAGACGGCCTCGCGGGTTCGTGGGGCGCCTCAGGGTTTGGTGGCCAGGACGGGCTCGGCGCGTTTGGAGCCCAATtcggagacgcaggcgcggggggaCAGCTCATATGGGgagcgggcgcagacgacgcaggggGTGTTGGCGGCGGGTGGGGCGGTGAAGCAACGTCGAAGGTGCCTGTGGATCGGGGGTTCTTTATGAGTGAGTCAGAGGCGCTGGAAGTAGGCCACGAATTTGATGATCTCGACTGA
- a CDS encoding hypothetical protein (encoded by transcript BESB_031400) yields the protein MFSLLSGERSGRLASPFPSSASLGACVCLFFLVCTASARQSVSVAPPRSPTALRTGWEAGLQPQSFGCFSLFSSLTSLSSPLGSLASSHDAVAHWASLCPSCPSPLSCSPSPSLSPSSPPPPSSLLSSPRTGLSAAPVLYPVLSSAVSASKGGGGRADTPAICASHRGQSEERHAEAETRPSSERTGEPLASCAFPSPRRRSSLFSPLSAAVSTSSLGAFFSTFSCPVKRAHKAERSSDEAQRPKQNSLTFMSPLSLSLPPPASGELSKSVSSSSTFLASAAADSPTVQAPPPCFHAPSALGFASTSPFLSLPLASHVRGSFASPASSFARRRAPFFSRPRSSSLRFGAPPPASSPLSQPSLSFLFSASPASSAGAPECRERFAQSGAEEVVSLPPGELAPVSWKDVKETVEGPPKPPLLVTPDGQFDPDRPKPATPFGNLVALDAASSLLVQLPHALPEGGADRPPPLRRRAVGPPPAAAEASRSPATTSAAEPSGRKASDAGASAEGSGGAAAADAHEEEGGRRRRMPEDLTLLDVQEAEGGAWVKGKWLSDEEIDRAIAEGEQRIRPLVGELHSSRWGRGAEAQRPRPALWASQPEASDLGGGAAAAVARGRKPSLARACETQDAHADSFGVSCKRFDLCGGDFEEFQGELADRERERLEREEAEEHPHFTDEQIDRMDIFELKEELRLRGYRTGGPVDAVRLRLKQAVRDGPRVFEEGTQEEYPDNPLAQSFIEDSQRAVHTYQAALEEISKPVENPADPAQVIRRWIARTELSNAADDPVDYFHLDAAATGSGASAEDLEQIQKGVDEEEDREMTQEEKRELYDQQRHDLMAETVPKTFQPRDDDSIVAEEPLPHMDSEWDHLSMAERKRLYLEGNPNGVITETVRSLAEGFSVPEDFIGDFLCRQGVQPPIPVDVPLKDLTDPAAVWNLVEYLQIQDPAQIHNMYPLDTIEQIAEEFDCPIQHVFDACEALKIKLPFGAQSRLNVECYNAVTTLLEKMLFPDKKDREMVVEEEIG from the exons atgttttctcttctttcggGGGAAAGGagcggccgcctcgcttctccctttccgtcctctgcgtccctcggcgcgtgtgtctgtctcttctttctggTCTGCACGGCCTCCGCTCGACAGagtgtctctgtcgcgcctcCACGGTCGCCGACGGCCCTGAGGACCGGCTGGGAAGCGGGTCTCCAGCCCCAGAGTTTCggctgtttttctcttttttcttcccttacctctctgtcttctcctctGGGCTCCCTTGCTTCTTCCCACGATGCTGTCGCACACTGGGCGTCCCTTTGCCCTAGCTgcccgtctccgctgtcttgctcgccctcgccgtctctctccccttcgtcccctccgcctccttcttctttgcTGTCTTCTCCTCGTACTGGTCTTTCGGCGGCCCCTGTTTTGTATCCTGTTCTTTcttccgccgtctctgcgtcaaaagggggaggagggcgcgccgaCACGCCCGCGATCTGCGCCAGCCACCGAGGACAATCAGAAGAAAGGCACGCAGAAGCGGAGACTCGGCCTTCGTCTGAACGGACAGGAGAGCCCCTGGCGTCTTGCGCCTTCCCCTCTCCCCGAAGACGGagttctcttttctctcctctgtctgccgccgTGAGCACttcctcgctcggcgcctttTTTTCCACCTTCTCATGCCCCGTCAAGAGAGCGCACAAAGCGGAAAGGTCAAGCGACGAGGCCCAGAGACCGAAGCAAAACAGCCTCACTTTCatgtcgcctctgtctctgtcgctccctccccccgctTCAGGCGAACTTTCGAAATCTGTGTCTTCGTCGTCGACCTTCCtagcctctgcggcggcggattCTCCCACAGTGCAGGCCCCTCCCCCGTGCTTCCACGCCCCGTCTGCGCTTGGCTTCGCGTCTACGTCTCCGTTTTTGTCTTTGCCTCTGGCTTCACACGTTCGAGgctctttcgcctctcctgcgtcttccttcgcgcgtcgtcgggcgccttttttttcgcgccctcgctcttcatctctccgcttcggcgcgccgccgcctgcctcgtccCCGCTGTCTCAGCCGTCCctgtcttttcttttttctgcgtctcctgcttcctccgcaggcgcgcccgagTGCAGAGAGCGCTTTGCTCAGtctggcgcagaggaagtcgtgtctctccctccggGCGAACTCGCGCCGGTGTCGTGGAAAGATGTGAAGGAGACAGTCGAGGGCCCCCCGAAGCCTCCGCTCCTT GTGACGCCAGACGGGCAGTTCGACCCAGACCGCCCCAAGCCCGCCACGCCCTTCGGCAACCTCGTagcgctcgacgccgcctcttcgctgcttgTGCAGCTTCCCCACGCGCTGCCTGAGGGGGGGGCCgaccgcccgccgccgctgcggaggcgggcggtcggccccccccccgccgccgcggaggcaagCAGAAGCCCCGCCACAacctccgcggcggagcccagcggaaggaaagcgagcgacgcgggcgcctctgcagagggcagcggaggagctgcggcggcggacgcgcatgaggaggagggggggcggcggcgccggatgCCCGAAGATCTGACGCTCCTGGATgtgcaggaggcggagggcggcgcgtgggTGAAGGGGAAGTGGctgagcgacgaggagattGACCGGGCGATCGCCGAGGGAGAGCAGCGGATTCGGCCTTTAGTCGGTGAGCTGCACAGCTCACGCTggggcagaggcgcagaggcgcagcgcccgcgccccgcCCTCTGGGCCTCGCAGCCGGAGGCCTCGGAtctggggggaggggcggctgcagctgttGCACGCGGCAGAAAGCCTTCCCTCGCCCGTGCGTGCGAGACGcaagacgcgcacgcggactCTTTTGGAGTTTCATGCAAGCGCTTCGACTTATGCGGGGGCGACTTCG AGGAATTCCAAGGCGAGCTGGCTGAccgagagagggagcggctggagcgcgaggaggctgaggaGCACCCGCACTTCACCGACGAGCAGATCGACAG GATGGATATTTTTGAGTTGAAAGAGGAACTGCGGCTGAGAGGCTACCGCACTGGCGGACCCGTCGACGCCGTGCGCTTGCG CTTGAAGCAAGCAGTCCGCGACGGCCCGCGTGTGTTCGAGGAGGGTACGCAGGAAGAGTACCCTGACAACCCCCTCGCGCAGTCCTTCATCGAAGACTCCCAGCGAGCTGTTCACACTTACCAAGCCGCG CTCGAAGAGATTTCCAAGCCTGTCGAGAATCCTGCAGACCCCGCGCAGGTGATTCGAAGGTGGATTGCGCGGACAGAGCTCTCCAACGCCGCCGACGACCCG GTGGATTACTTTCAtctcgacgcggcggcgacggggagcggcgcctccgcggaggaCTTGGAACAGATTCAAAAAGGCgtcgacgaagaagaagaccgcGAGATGAcgcaagaagagaagcgagaaCTCTACGACCAACAGAGAC ACGATCTGATGGCGGAGACCGTGCCGAAAACCTTCCAGCCGCGAGACGACGACAGCATcgtcgcggaggagccgcTTCCACACATGGACAGTGAATGGGAT CACCTAAGCATGGCGGAACGCAAACGCCTTTATCTCGAGGGCAACCCGAACGGCGTCATCACGGAAACCGTCCGG AGCCTCGCGGAGGGATTCTCGGTGCCAGAGGACTTCATTGGAGACTTCCTCTGTAGGCAGGGCGTCCAGCCGCCGATTCCCGTCGACGTACCGCTCAAAGACTTAACCGACCCAGCCGCAGTGTGGAACCTGGTCGAGTATCTACAGATTCAGGACCCTGCGCAAATTCATAACAT GTACCCGCTCGACACAATCGAACAAATTGCTGAGGAATTTGACTGCCCGATCCAACACGTGTTCGACGCATGCGAGGCTCTAAAAATCAA ACTCCCGTTCGGCGCGCAGTCCCGCCTCAACGTGGAATGTTACAACGCTGTGACCACGCTATTGGAGAAGATGCTCTTCCCCGACAAGAAGGACCGCGAAATGGTTGTAGAAGAAGAAATAGGATGA